The sequence ACGTCAAAACCAAAGCAATAATCACTAATGATAAGACGGCGAGTTTGGTTTGCATTATTAGGCTCCAACCTGGCTGTGGTTTGCGACCGTGCAAGCAGTTCGCGACGCGACGCTGGGTGAATGGCGCACCCTAATTACACCGTTTCCAGTCACGCGGCAAGAAAAATTCTCGAGGTTAGGTGAGCCAACCAGCGCATTTAGGTTGATTTGGCAATTATTTGGTAGCAGATGTCGCGTCCCGAAAAACCTGTTGACTTTCCCGGTTAAGGATCATATTGTCCCGCGGATTCTCGCATAGTCGTCATCCCTTAAACCCTTAACGACTGCCGTGACTTTCAATTACCTACTCAGAGACTCCGCAGCGTGGACACTTTTCTTCTTCGGCCTGGTGGTGGTTGCTGTAGTCACGCAACTTATTAAGAACCACAGGAAACGTCTGAAGAAGAAACTAATCTTGCCGTATCTGCTTAGCGCATTGATCAAGGCAGCACCGGCATTGTTCCTGAGCGGACTTTGCTGGTACGTGGGTCTGAATCTGATTGCGGCGGGGTTTTTGTTATGCGCCGTCGGCGACATTCTGCTGGATCTTCCGGAGGAAAAATTTCCCCTGGCATTTGAGTTTGGCGCGGGATCGTTCGGAGTAGCGCTGATCGTTTTTGCCGTGGCGAGTTATTACAAACCGCTGGCGGGTCATCCCTTGCGGCCGCTCGTTCTGACAAACGTCATTATCGCCTTGTTCATTATCCGCTGGGTGCTTCCTTTGATTCCTCGATCGCGGCGAAAGCTCGAGCTCGCGTATTTTTCCCTATTGATCATTTCAAACTTCTTTGCCGGGCATTCTAACGCCGCGGTCTTC is a genomic window of Pyrinomonadaceae bacterium containing:
- a CDS encoding lysoplasmalogenase family protein, with the protein product MTFNYLLRDSAAWTLFFFGLVVVAVVTQLIKNHRKRLKKKLILPYLLSALIKAAPALFLSGLCWYVGLNLIAAGFLLCAVGDILLDLPEEKFPLAFEFGAGSFGVALIVFAVASYYKPLAGHPLRPLVLTNVIIALFIIRWVLPLIPRSRRKLELAYFSLLIISNFFAGHSNAAVFLGSSLWFMSDLSIGLSTYVPKTPTNSLDTLGLYDLGLYFLAIGFLNFN